In Flexistipes sp., the following are encoded in one genomic region:
- a CDS encoding JAB domain-containing protein, whose product MKKHYHGHRSRLKERFSQNPESMFDYEIIELLLGYVVKGKDVKPMAKDLLKHCEGISGIFGCKSSDIKGLGEESDLFFLLIREFYRRVNLDKVEKEKSLVDSPDKVYEFLKYHIGYSDKEVFVVLLLDSSNAVKGYEVMSEGTVNQANVYPREIANKALLKGATAAIICHNHPSDNLKPSNDDLRITRKIKEGLSLFDIALLDHLIITAQGFLSFKREGYL is encoded by the coding sequence ATGAAAAAGCATTACCATGGCCATAGGAGCAGGTTGAAAGAACGGTTTTCCCAAAATCCGGAATCAATGTTTGATTATGAAATAATAGAGCTGCTTCTTGGATATGTTGTGAAAGGTAAAGATGTGAAACCTATGGCCAAAGATCTTTTAAAGCATTGTGAGGGAATTTCCGGCATTTTTGGTTGTAAGTCCTCGGATATTAAAGGGCTTGGAGAGGAATCCGATTTATTTTTCCTCCTGATTCGTGAGTTTTATCGCAGAGTAAATCTGGATAAGGTTGAGAAGGAAAAATCTTTGGTTGACAGTCCGGACAAGGTATACGAATTTCTGAAATACCATATAGGCTATTCAGATAAGGAAGTTTTTGTAGTTTTGCTGCTGGATAGTTCCAATGCTGTAAAAGGGTACGAGGTTATGTCAGAAGGGACGGTCAATCAGGCAAATGTCTATCCAAGAGAAATAGCTAATAAAGCTTTACTAAAGGGTGCTACTGCAGCGATTATATGCCATAACCATCCCAGCGATAATTTAAAGCCGTCCAATGATGATTTGCGGATTACCCGTAAAATTAAAGAAGGTCTGTCTCTGTTTGACATAGCTTTGCTTGATCATCTCATTATCACAGCTCAAGGATTTTTATCTTTTAAAAGGGAAGGGTATCTATGA